One region of Flavobacterium sp. KACC 22763 genomic DNA includes:
- a CDS encoding beta-1,3-glucanase family protein, which produces MKKIRLQRFSLLTALFLVFSSLTHAQGPVPFTISNNSTFADSDLYVAIVGIDYTTGNHVWVNAKTSQVLPMNASYNTVTGPTYGGNTGPGQNSKYAACFTKLSEIPNKTFTLPLIAGCRVFISKGSQLYFYFFGASGAPSGYASPNPQNATDPNQGILYEMIELTNNQYGFFGNPTRVDSYKYPMGLELLGANGYQKKVGDLKKHADIVAAFKANVPAEFQGCVNDATGEITAPSKTPAYAEGSGPYANYLKSYIDAIWNKYKNEDLIFYAGDAGVFKGRVIGEQLEMVGQSGAFIGRTGRVQNRPTTQEALEGKGVLDRRLVDGDLDLVIQAQLTAAINRHVVNTTTANPGQQNWYDASKYYQTNPTNHYSKFWHLPGINIDNLAYGFAYDDVADQSPSLHSPQPTKVIATFGGYYGLTTPTVPATTDVITVYKDCNYTGFSGGLTIGDYNLARLNSLGVLNDDISSLKITQGYQAILYQDDNFGGASTVINSDNSCLNTTWNDKVSSIRIIANGTTTLGNQTFFLQNRNSGLYMDVWNSSMSNGAGINQGALNSGNNQKFTFTHLGDGMYKIIANHSGMSMDINNFNKANGARVEQYPYNATTNQQFILVSTGDGYYKIVARHSGRIVEVAGASTASGAIVQQWDNNNQTCGQWKLVPATSSQTSILIQAEDYSAMSGIQVEATTDTGGGSNVGYTETGDWLAYNSINFPTTGSYLIEYRVASAVTGGRLSADLNAGAIVLGNVDIPNTGGWQNWQTVSQTVNVNAGAYNFGIYIQNTGMNINWIKITKVAGTARMVATETVEEPEETVLNVYPSPVENTLFVTTDLSGGTAKIVDSQTGSTVVSQKINNNSFDVSHLRKGIYFIVFEKDGKQTIKRFIKK; this is translated from the coding sequence ATGAAAAAAATTAGACTTCAAAGATTTTCTTTATTGACAGCACTCTTTTTAGTGTTTTCAAGCCTGACGCATGCTCAAGGGCCTGTGCCATTTACAATTAGTAATAATTCCACTTTCGCAGACAGCGATCTTTATGTGGCGATTGTCGGAATTGACTATACCACAGGAAACCATGTTTGGGTAAATGCCAAAACAAGTCAGGTTTTGCCAATGAATGCTTCTTACAATACCGTTACAGGACCAACTTATGGCGGAAATACAGGTCCGGGGCAAAACTCAAAATACGCAGCCTGTTTTACCAAGCTGAGTGAAATTCCAAACAAAACTTTCACTTTACCTTTAATTGCAGGTTGTAGAGTTTTTATTTCTAAAGGCTCTCAATTGTATTTTTACTTTTTCGGTGCCAGCGGTGCGCCCTCGGGATATGCATCGCCAAATCCGCAGAATGCTACAGATCCTAATCAGGGAATTTTGTATGAAATGATCGAATTGACTAATAATCAATACGGTTTCTTCGGAAATCCAACAAGAGTAGATTCATACAAATATCCAATGGGATTGGAGCTGTTAGGCGCAAACGGCTACCAAAAGAAAGTAGGCGATTTGAAAAAACACGCTGATATTGTTGCCGCTTTTAAAGCGAATGTTCCAGCAGAATTTCAAGGTTGTGTAAACGATGCAACGGGAGAAATTACGGCTCCATCTAAAACTCCAGCTTATGCTGAAGGATCAGGGCCATACGCCAATTATTTAAAATCGTATATCGATGCCATTTGGAACAAATACAAAAATGAAGATTTGATCTTTTATGCAGGAGATGCAGGAGTTTTTAAAGGAAGAGTTATTGGAGAACAATTAGAAATGGTGGGACAATCTGGAGCTTTTATTGGAAGAACTGGACGCGTTCAAAACCGACCAACTACGCAAGAAGCTCTTGAAGGAAAAGGTGTTTTGGATAGAAGATTGGTTGATGGAGATTTGGATTTAGTAATTCAGGCACAATTGACAGCCGCAATTAATCGACATGTTGTAAATACTACAACGGCAAATCCAGGACAGCAGAATTGGTACGATGCATCAAAATATTATCAGACAAACCCAACCAATCATTATTCTAAATTTTGGCATTTGCCAGGAATTAATATTGATAATTTGGCTTACGGATTTGCGTATGATGATGTTGCAGATCAATCGCCGTCGCTTCATTCGCCACAGCCAACCAAAGTTATTGCAACATTTGGGGGGTATTACGGACTTACAACGCCTACGGTTCCAGCTACAACAGATGTTATTACAGTTTATAAAGATTGCAATTATACAGGATTTTCAGGAGGCTTGACAATTGGAGATTACAATCTGGCTCGTTTAAATTCTTTAGGAGTTTTAAACGATGATATTTCTTCACTAAAAATTACTCAAGGTTATCAAGCGATTTTATATCAAGATGATAATTTTGGCGGAGCTTCAACAGTAATCAATTCTGATAATTCTTGTTTGAATACGACTTGGAATGATAAAGTGAGTTCGATTAGAATTATTGCAAACGGAACGACAACTTTAGGAAATCAGACTTTCTTTCTTCAAAACAGAAATAGCGGTTTATACATGGACGTTTGGAATTCTAGCATGTCAAATGGAGCAGGAATCAATCAGGGAGCTTTGAATTCTGGAAACAATCAGAAATTTACTTTTACGCATTTAGGCGACGGAATGTATAAAATCATTGCTAATCATAGTGGTATGTCAATGGATATCAATAATTTCAATAAAGCCAATGGTGCAAGAGTAGAACAATATCCATACAATGCAACTACAAATCAGCAGTTTATTTTAGTTTCTACTGGCGATGGTTATTACAAAATTGTTGCTCGTCACAGCGGAAGAATTGTTGAGGTAGCAGGAGCAAGTACGGCTTCTGGCGCAATTGTGCAACAATGGGATAACAACAATCAGACTTGTGGACAATGGAAACTAGTTCCAGCAACATCTTCTCAAACTTCCATTTTAATTCAAGCCGAAGATTATTCAGCCATGAGCGGAATTCAAGTTGAAGCGACTACAGATACTGGCGGAGGATCAAATGTTGGTTACACCGAAACAGGCGATTGGCTGGCGTATAACAGCATTAATTTCCCAACAACAGGTTCTTATTTAATTGAATACCGAGTAGCAAGCGCAGTTACAGGCGGAAGATTATCTGCAGATTTAAATGCTGGAGCCATCGTTTTAGGAAATGTTGATATTCCGAATACAGGAGGATGGCAGAACTGGCAAACGGTTTCGCAAACCGTAAATGTAAATGCGGGTGCATATAATTTCGGAATCTACATTCAGAATACCGGAATGAACATTAACTGGATTAAAATCACAAAAGTGGCAGGAACAGCTAGAATGGTCGCAACTGAAACAGTAGAAGAACCAGAAGAAACGGTTTTAAATGTGTATCCAAGTCCAGTTGAAAACACCCTTTTTGTTACGACAGATCTTTCTGGAGGAACTGCAAAAATTGTGGATTCTCAAACGGGATCTACTGTAGTTTCACAAAAAATCAATAATAATAGTTTTGATGTTTCGCACCTCAGAAAAGGAATCTATTTTATAGTTTTTGAAAAAGACGGCAAACAAACAATCAAGCGATTCATAAAGAAATAG
- a CDS encoding glycosyl hydrolase family 18 protein → MKNNYRRMLQKCMIILMLGVFNFLAAQKKVVAYVPNWVDLNAFSSTIQYSKLTHINIAFENPDANGYLSFNSGSNAIINAAHAQNVKVFVSLGGGSVSEGGAIRDNYFNLITPANRTAFIQKIYDYVVAHNFDGVDVDLEGPAINGDYGGFVIALANKLHANGKLISAALSEGYGGANVPSSTFAAYDWINIMAYDATGPWAPNNPGQHSPYSMAVNQFNYWTGRGLPASKAIIGLPFYGYGFGASANQGISYANIVAQYPGAENLDQVGNTIYYNGIPTIKQKTTFAIQNAGGVMIWELSQDATGTKSLLNAINQVITGSNPPATGTTIQAENYNTMSGVQTEATTDTGGGLNVGYCDTGDWMAYYNINFPTSGAYVIEYRVASAVNGARISSDLNAGAIQLGAVNVPNTGGWQNWQTISQTVNVNAGTYNFGIYIQASGANINWFKITKSGSTARAAAPTTEQSIASLEVYPNPTESQLYFSTEVSGGNVNVINTEGGATVFSQTVNNNSIDVSTLKTGIYLISVEKNGIKTVRRFIKK, encoded by the coding sequence ATGAAAAACAATTACCGAAGAATGCTGCAGAAATGCATGATTATTTTAATGCTGGGTGTTTTTAATTTTTTGGCAGCCCAAAAGAAAGTTGTCGCTTATGTCCCAAATTGGGTTGATTTAAATGCTTTTTCTAGTACAATTCAGTACAGTAAATTGACGCATATTAATATTGCGTTCGAAAATCCTGATGCCAATGGTTACTTAAGTTTTAATTCAGGAAGTAATGCTATTATCAATGCGGCGCACGCGCAAAACGTAAAAGTTTTTGTATCGCTTGGAGGAGGTTCAGTTTCAGAAGGCGGCGCAATTCGCGACAATTATTTTAATCTGATTACGCCAGCAAACAGAACGGCTTTTATCCAGAAAATCTACGATTATGTGGTGGCTCACAATTTTGATGGAGTAGACGTTGATTTGGAAGGTCCAGCAATTAATGGAGATTACGGCGGATTTGTAATCGCTTTGGCTAATAAATTGCATGCCAATGGAAAATTGATTTCAGCAGCGCTTTCAGAAGGATATGGTGGTGCCAATGTACCTTCATCTACTTTTGCGGCTTACGACTGGATCAATATCATGGCTTATGATGCAACAGGGCCTTGGGCGCCAAACAATCCGGGTCAGCATTCTCCTTATAGCATGGCAGTAAATCAGTTTAATTATTGGACAGGAAGAGGATTGCCTGCTAGCAAAGCTATTATCGGACTTCCGTTTTATGGTTACGGTTTTGGAGCTTCTGCCAATCAGGGAATTTCTTATGCTAATATCGTAGCACAATATCCAGGAGCTGAAAACTTGGATCAGGTTGGAAATACAATTTATTATAACGGAATTCCAACCATTAAGCAAAAAACAACTTTTGCGATTCAGAATGCGGGAGGAGTTATGATTTGGGAATTGTCTCAGGATGCAACAGGAACTAAATCATTGTTGAATGCCATTAATCAGGTAATTACAGGAAGTAACCCTCCTGCAACTGGAACTACAATTCAGGCCGAAAATTACAATACAATGAGCGGTGTTCAAACCGAAGCAACGACCGATACAGGCGGTGGCTTAAACGTTGGATATTGTGATACAGGCGACTGGATGGCGTATTACAATATTAATTTCCCAACATCTGGAGCTTATGTAATTGAATACCGCGTGGCAAGTGCTGTTAACGGTGCCAGAATTTCTTCTGATTTAAATGCTGGAGCAATTCAACTTGGAGCTGTTAATGTGCCTAATACGGGAGGATGGCAGAATTGGCAAACGATTTCTCAGACGGTAAACGTAAATGCAGGAACGTACAATTTCGGAATTTACATTCAGGCTTCTGGTGCCAATATAAACTGGTTTAAAATTACTAAATCGGGTTCAACGGCAAGAGCAGCTGCACCAACTACAGAACAATCCATAGCAAGTTTGGAAGTTTATCCAAATCCAACCGAAAGTCAGCTTTACTTTAGCACAGAGGTTTCTGGCGGGAATGTAAATGTCATCAACACAGAAGGCGGCGCAACTGTTTTTTCTCAAACTGTAAACAATAACAGTATTGATGTTTCAACTTTAAAAACAGGAATTTATCTTATTTCGGTGGAAAAAAACGGAATAAAAACGGTAAGACGTTTTATTAAAAAATAA
- a CDS encoding metallophosphoesterase family protein — protein sequence MNSRYTILYILVLLVFFNNTASAQKVKNLNGTQIAFLSDVHLQDLFGKLSDSDYKGVLNPKTGEYVLVRTMSSQLHSTRIFNENYFAFIAALEDIAKRKIKYVALPGDYTDDGQPIHVRGLASILEQYTKKYGIEFFITTGNHDPVGPFAQESGKEDFLGKDGKSQPIFSKDGLYKPNLNIEQPVVVTADIAKMGYLGITEQLHDFGFHPNKKYKFWATPFSTYSSENYTFEKALESAKLANRVYEVASGYEVPDVSYVVEPIDGLWLMAIDGNVYIPKKNASAEKDSKNYSEASTGYNNVLSNKKHLIKWVETISAEAKKQGKTLITFSHFPMIDFNDDASAEIKELLGPNKWQLNRVPVEEVAQVFADAGLKIHFGGHMHINDTGVRTSAKGNTLVNIQTPSLAAYIPAYKLLTFKKDNLVDIQTITIDDVPRYNELFDLYKMEYQFLESQHAQDIWNIDILKMKNYHDFTDFHLKELVRLRFLKDDWPSAFKDFILNVSAKDLLVLANMQSDQDFDFILKNKDQFQKEWNEAEAKSEKNLTQNNLKKDNFTWSGYDLLVDFYRFRSADELALADVGIQRAKEYKVLSNLFLEGSKADLSKDTALQKQMKLFLIIFNKFMHEVPADHFTVNLKNGTIKSVK from the coding sequence AAGGCGTTCTAAATCCGAAAACGGGAGAATATGTTTTGGTGCGAACCATGTCGTCTCAGCTACATTCTACCAGAATTTTCAATGAAAATTATTTTGCATTCATTGCCGCTTTAGAAGATATCGCAAAGCGAAAAATCAAATATGTAGCACTTCCAGGAGATTATACAGATGATGGCCAGCCAATTCACGTTCGCGGATTAGCCTCAATATTAGAACAATACACCAAAAAATACGGAATAGAATTCTTCATTACAACTGGAAACCATGATCCAGTTGGCCCTTTTGCTCAAGAATCAGGAAAAGAAGATTTTTTAGGAAAAGATGGTAAAAGTCAGCCCATTTTTAGCAAAGACGGTCTTTATAAGCCAAATCTAAACATCGAACAGCCTGTAGTTGTCACGGCCGATATTGCTAAAATGGGTTATTTAGGAATTACAGAGCAACTTCATGATTTTGGTTTTCATCCGAATAAAAAATACAAATTCTGGGCAACTCCATTTTCTACTTATTCAAGCGAAAATTATACATTCGAAAAAGCTTTAGAAAGTGCAAAATTGGCAAATCGCGTATACGAAGTAGCGTCAGGCTATGAAGTCCCTGACGTTAGCTATGTCGTAGAACCTATAGACGGACTTTGGCTGATGGCTATTGACGGAAATGTCTATATACCGAAAAAAAATGCTTCTGCTGAAAAAGATTCTAAGAATTACAGCGAAGCCAGTACAGGTTATAACAACGTGCTTTCGAACAAAAAACATCTCATAAAATGGGTTGAAACTATTTCGGCGGAAGCCAAAAAACAAGGAAAAACTTTAATCACTTTCAGTCATTTCCCTATGATTGATTTTAATGATGACGCTTCCGCAGAAATAAAAGAATTGCTCGGTCCTAACAAATGGCAGTTAAACCGTGTTCCTGTTGAAGAAGTCGCACAAGTTTTTGCAGATGCAGGATTAAAAATTCATTTTGGCGGACATATGCACATCAACGACACAGGAGTTAGAACTTCTGCAAAAGGAAACACTTTGGTTAATATTCAAACGCCATCGCTTGCGGCTTATATTCCAGCTTACAAACTATTGACTTTCAAAAAAGATAACCTTGTAGATATTCAAACCATTACTATTGATGATGTTCCGAGATACAACGAACTTTTTGATTTGTATAAAATGGAATATCAGTTTCTAGAAAGTCAGCATGCTCAAGACATTTGGAATATTGATATTTTAAAAATGAAAAACTATCACGATTTTACCGATTTTCATTTGAAAGAATTGGTTCGACTTCGATTCTTGAAAGACGATTGGCCTTCTGCTTTCAAAGATTTTATATTGAATGTTTCGGCGAAAGATTTACTAGTTTTAGCCAATATGCAATCAGATCAAGATTTTGATTTTATTCTTAAAAATAAAGATCAATTTCAGAAAGAATGGAATGAAGCCGAAGCTAAATCAGAAAAAAATTTAACTCAGAACAATCTCAAAAAAGACAATTTCACTTGGTCTGGTTATGATCTTCTGGTAGATTTTTATCGTTTTAGAAGTGCAGATGAATTGGCTTTAGCCGATGTTGGAATTCAAAGAGCAAAAGAATACAAAGTTTTGTCAAATTTATTTTTAGAAGGTTCTAAAGCTGATCTTTCGAAAGACACTGCGCTTCAGAAACAAATGAAATTATTTCTTATCATCTTCAATAAATTTATGCATGAAGTCCCAGCAGATCATTTTACAGTTAATTTGAAAAATGGTACGATTAAGAGCGTGAAATGA